In a single window of the Nicotiana tomentosiformis chromosome 8, ASM39032v3, whole genome shotgun sequence genome:
- the LOC108947705 gene encoding zinc finger BED domain-containing protein RICESLEEPER 2-like yields the protein MANGYGRCLCEWGINKIFTVTVDNASSNDVTVKELSKQLTKMRTNLMNGNHLHVRCMAHIMNLVVQDGLKESSVSIECVRHAVRYVRQSPARLKKFQEYFDDEQLNCKKNLCLDVPTRWNSTYLMLHRAVEFESAFSHYASSEIDLRYYLEHSYIEVGIPTGELLSSDWENVKRITKFLEIFYLLTLKISGSRYVTSNIHFLEIYAVAVYLKQLIANEDTVLSEMAKKMKEKFNKYCGDPGKMNKIIFISCILDPHYKLESIGYALVKMFGEDPGATIQAEVKKYMTSLFCEYVKSSSKGVVLASSSYCSSLDTSTFGLSDSQVSTQNTGLLESLMQDIKKYKSGSGGVDTKTELDKY from the coding sequence ATGGCAAATGGTTATGGTAGGTGCTTATGTGAGTGGGGGATAAATAAGATCTTCACTGTCACAGTTGATAATGCAAGCTCCAATGATGTGACAGTAAAAGAATTGTCTAAGCAATTAACAAAAATGAGAACTAATTTGATGAACGGTAATCACCTTCACGTGAGATGTATGGCTCACATCATGAATCTTGTGGTCCAAGATGGTTTAAAAGAATCTTCAGTGTCTATTGAATGTGTTAGGCATGCAGTGAGATATGTTAGGCAGTCTCCTGCGAGGTTGAAGAAGTTTCAAGAATATTTTGATGATGAACAACTCAATTGTAAAAAAAATTTGTGCTTGGATGTTCCAactaggtggaattccacctactTGATGTTGCATAGGGCTGTTGAATTTGAAAGTGCATTTTCACATTATGCATCTAGTGAAATTGACCTAAGATATTATCTTGAGCATTCTTATATTGAAGTTGGAATTCCTACAGGTGAACTTTTGAGTAGTGATTGGGAGAATGTAAAAAGAATTACAAAGTTTCTTGAAATCTTCTATCTTCTTACTTTGAAAATATCTGGATCACGTTATGTTACATCGAATATTCATTTTCTTGAAATTTATGCGGTTGCTGTTTATTTGAAGCAATTGATAGCAAATGAAGATACAGTCTTAAGTGAAATGGCAAAGAAGATGAAGGAAAAGTTTAATAAGTATTGTGGTGATCCAGGGAAAATGAACAAGATAATTTTCATCTCATGTATTTTGGATccacattacaagctcgaatcaATTGGTTATGCACTTGTAAAGATGTTTGGTGAAGATCCGGGGGCAACTATACAAGCAGAAGTGAAGAAGTACATGACTTCATTATTTTGTGAGTATGTAAAGTCCAGCTCAAAAGGTGTCGTGCTTGCTTCATCTTCATATTGTTCTTCATTGGACACTTCTACTTTCGGGCTTTCTGACAGTCAAGTAAGCACCCAAAATACAGGACTTTTGGAATCACTAAtgcaagatataaaaaaatataaaagtgggagtGGAGGTGTGGATACTAAAACAGAGTTAGATAAATACTGA